Part of the Penaeus vannamei isolate JL-2024 chromosome 9, ASM4276789v1, whole genome shotgun sequence genome is shown below.
tttgtctctctctctcgctattctttgtctctctctctctctctctctctctctttgtctctctctctctctctctctctctctctctctctctctctctctctctctgtctctctctctctctctctctctctctctctctctctctctctttgtctctctctctctctctctctttgtctctctctctctctctctctttctctgtcgctctatttctctcttcctctctctctctctttctctttctatctctctctctctttccctctctctctctttctctctctccctctctctctctctctctctctctctctctctctctctctctctctctctctctctctctctctctctctctctctctctctctctctctctctctctctctctctctctctctctctctctctctctctctctctctctctctctctctctctctctctctctctctctctctctctctctctctctctctctctctctctctctctctctctctctctctctctgtctctctctctctctctctctctgtctctctctctctctctttgtctctctctctctctttgtctctctctctctctctttgtctctctctctctctttgtctctctctctctctctttgtctctctctctctctctttgtctctctctctcttgtctctctctctctctttgtctctctctctctctctctctctctctctctctctctctctctctctctctctctctctatctgatgtctctctctctctctctctctctctctctctctctctctctctctctctctctctctctctctctctctctctctctctctctctctctctctctctctctttctctctctctctctctctctctctctctctctctctctctctctctctctctctctctctctctctctctctctctctctttgtctctctctctctctctctctctctctttttggtctctctctctctctctctctctctctctctctctctctctctctctctctctctctctctctctctctctctctctctctctctctctctctctctctctctttatctctctctctctctctctctctctctctctctctctctctctctctctctctctctctctctctctctctctctctctctctctctctctctctctctctctatttatctctctctctctttatctctctgtctctctctctcttctctctctctctctctctctctctctctctctctctctctctctctctctctctctctctctctctctctctctctctctctctctctctctctctctctctctctctctctctctctctctctctctctctctctctctctctctctctctctctctctctctctctctctctctctctctctctctctctctctctctctctctctctctcattctctctctctctctctcattctctctctctcattctcttcctctgtctctctctctctctctctctatctctctctctctctctctctctctctctctctctctctctctctctctctctctctctctctctctctctctctctctctctctctctctcacttggtgGCCAGAGCCTTCTCAATATTTACCTGATCAGGATCTTCCCAATTGGCacatctctatttatttatctaattttagtTTTTACCATCcacttttttcttgctcttttgttATAGTGGCTATGTAGGGAAGTGTTCCCCTCGCACAAGAAACTACCAAGTCACAGTATAGGATGGCCTTCATGGGGAGGAGCAacagagggaagggcaagaagacACATGGAACCAATCCTGGTAATGCCGAGTCCAGTCTTGCACAATGGACGCACTGCCCCTGCGCTTTGCCTAGaatggtgggggtgggatggagggcgaatcacctccacttcctcctcctcctcttcctcccactgttATATTTCACTGCACTTGCTTGTCTCTTGCAATGCAGCTGCAGGAGTGTTTTTGGCCAGAGCTTTTGCTGGAAGATGTTCATGATAACGCCTAGTGACGGTGCTTGTAACATGTCTGTGAGAAGGGGAGCTTGAATAGGATTTTTTGTGGTCTTTTGTGTTGTGCTGATGATATCAATGTCTGCTTTATCTTCTCATTCTGGATAAAGTTGCTTGCTCTATGTAcattgtgtgtgcatctgtatctgcgtgtctgtctgtatgtgtttgtgtgtaagagagagtgtgtaagaggAATTTGAGCCTTATTGAAAAATCAATTAACAGATGGTATTAATTGCCCTTACCTGAGTAATGTGTATCTTCTCTATGCTTCCTAATTCTTTCCTTCAGCAGACTTACAGACTTACATTCCAGATATGATAAATTGTAAAGATAAGATTGTATATTTATCCTTTTTAGATATATGAGTGTAAACAATAGATTGAAATAAGTTTGTGTTTATAATTTGCTCATAGATATTTACAGAATGTGACACAAAAAATAGagtacaagaaaataaacaattgaaTTGAGTAAATCTCACTAACAGTTAATCATATTTACAGACAGGATGGATGGTGAGCTGTTAGCTCTTCAGTGGATGGAGCACTCTCGCATCTTCAGCCATGCAATCGGCAATTTGCGTGGCAAGGTGAGTTGGGGGCTGGCTTGTTCTAAAAAGATAAGTTATGAATACAGTTCATgagttataatgaatatttatcttggagaatttaagaagaaaattgatttgtattatttaaaaattttcttcatatttccccCCCTCCCAGGCTGCTTACACTGATGCCACATTGGCATGTGAGGGCAAGTTCTTTACGGTCCATAAATTTGTGCTGTCAACATGCAGCGAGTATTTCAATGCCATCTTTGAGTGGACCCCTTGTGTGAACCCAGTTGTGGTCATAAATAACATAACATGCAAGGAACTGGAGGCTCTCCTGGATTTCATGTACATTGGGGAGGTGAGCGTGCGTGAGAGCCAGATCCCTGGGGTGATGCGCGCAGCAGAGTGCTTGCGCATCCGGGGCCTGGCTATGGTGGATGAAGAGGGACTTAAGACACATCTCTCCAACAAGAACCCCTCTGAGTTTGAGGGGCCAGCTGCCAAAAAGAGGAAACGCCAGGACTCACGCAAAAACACACCTACCACCTCTCAggtccaccttcctcctcctccactgcctcCCCCACCAGTACCACGTCCTGCGACAGCTACCACTGTAGtggcaacaacatcaacacaccACTTCCCCACAGAGCAGCCCTTGCAGCCAGTGGTTGAGACACACCTCCAAGGTGCCCATCCACAACAGCAGCACCAGCCACAGCCTTCAGCCTCACCTCGCACCCCCCAGTCCGAGCCACAGCTGACCCCTGGGCCCCACCACCATGTCccacaccctcatcaccaccagaCACAACAACATCAGAGTCCTGTCCAGGCCACTGTTGTTCAGAACTCCCTGGTGGGAACTGTACACACTGTGCAGTCTCCCCTTAATCCCCAGGCTCCTCACACCCCACAGGCTGCCCATACTTCACAACCCTCCATCTCTCAGGCCGCACACCCACAGCATCTCACACAGGTTTACACAACCCCTTCCCACCAGCCAGCTGCAGGGGGAGTGCCTGCCCAAACTTCCTCAGCCACACAAATATCAGTCCCAGCTCACGTTTCAGCAGCAGGCTCAGAGACTATTCAGGTGAATGAGGTCACCATTCCTCAGCCACTCATCCCCATCGAGAAGTTTATCCAAGCCGTCAAGCTGGAGATTGACACTACCAAGGAAGGGCTGGAGACACAGCAAGAAGATGGTTCAGTTGGGATTCCTGACCTTCTGGACAGCCTGGTGGACATGAGGCAGATCTATGACACCAAAGCAGAGCCAGAGGAGATGGGCACATCTCACAACTCGGTAAATAATGTGTCAAAGGATTGGTGCTAGTTGCTCAGTGTAACACTTTACTTTCCTCATTCTATCCATTGTTTGCAAGTATTGATTGAATTTGCTTTAGAGGGCAGAGGGGGCCTCTTTCTAATCCCAGGGAAGAGATGTAGTGCATACAAGCTTATAGGGGAGCATGCAGGTCGTGTAATCCACAATCCAGAGGAAGGTGAGATTTGATTTTAATGTTGGTAGGGGATATTTCAACACTAATAGATGTTTATGAttgattttttccttcattttcatttaagAATTATGAAGAAATTTTAGTAATATATGATTTTATTGCAGGTTCTGGATTGTACTTTTTTCATAGACATTTGCAAATGTCATGACCGAAAAACTTAGATTTAGGGAATCCTCTGACCTGGAATCAGAAGAGATGTGTAACCTCTGAATCGTTTTTTAATTGAGTAAAAGTATTTAAGGCATCCCCCTTGCATGCAGCTAATCCCTTATCATTTACGTTCTCACAAAACCCAACTTAACATGGTGTTCAGAAGCTTTAACCCTTCTGCACCTGGCAAAACGTTACATAGCATACCACTTAGGAAGGGATATTTCAAGAAAATAGTGTACCACATATCCCAGTGTTACCATACAGCCTATATTATCCATGTCATTATTAGAAATAACATGAAATACTTGTAAATGTGATGTTACATCACCTGCTGCAGAAGGTTTAATTTTCTCATTCAAAACAATTTACTTCCTCCTTACCTAATGCATAGTTTCTATTGCTAGACACACCCTATGTTCATGCTTCACTGTGATTGGATAACCATATGATTCAATATTtagttccatatttttttctcctcttttttcagtTTTGTGATACATATGGATCGCGGatgagagatgtgtgtgtttaggtatatgCTACCATTACCCACTATG
Proteins encoded:
- the LOC113815263 gene encoding protein bric-a-brac 1 isoform X5, producing MAFMGRSNRGKGKKTHGTNPDRMDGELLALQWMEHSRIFSHAIGNLRGKAAYTDATLACEGKFFTVHKFVLSTCSEYFNAIFEWTPCVNPVVVINNITCKELEALLDFMYIGEVSVRESQIPGVMRAAECLRIRGLAMVDEEGLKTHLSNKNPSEFEGPAAKKRKRQDSRKNTPTTSQVHLPPPPLPPPPVPRPATATTVVATTSTHHFPTEQPLQPVVETHLQGAHPQQQHQPQPSASPRTPQSEPQLTPGPHHHVPHPHHHQTQQHQSPVQATVVQNSLVGTVHTVQSPLNPQAPHTPQAAHTSQPSISQAAHPQHLTQVYTTPSHQPAAGGVPAQTSSATQISVPAHVSAAGSETIQVNEVTIPQPLIPIEKFIQAVKLEIDTTKEGLETQQEDGSVGIPDLLDSLVDMRQIYDTKAEPEEMGTSHNSNQPAASAQPKEEKNNVGKYKCHYCNRVCQKKESLTRHMHTHTKQPYTCQQCDFTCKTYKNLLQHKKEIHTGLHKCPSCEFTSNRPDNVKRHMTTHSGESPHKCPHCTFSAKRSQYLAKHIKNIHKKKERVKQSPST
- the LOC113815263 gene encoding protein bric-a-brac 1 isoform X4; this encodes MAFMGRSNRGKGKKTHGTNPDRMDGELLALQWMEHSRIFSHAIGNLRGKAAYTDATLACEGKFFTVHKFVLSTCSEYFNAIFEWTPCVNPVVVINNITCKELEALLDFMYIGEVSVRESQIPGVMRAAECLRIRGLAMVDEEGLKTHLSNKNPSEFEGPAAKKRKRQDSRKNTPTTSQVHLPPPPLPPPPVPRPATATTVVATTSTHHFPTEQPLQPVVETHLQGAHPQQQHQPQPSASPRTPQSEPQLTPGPHHHVPHPHHHQTQQHQSPVQATVVQNSLVGTVHTVQSPLNPQAPHTPQAAHTSQPSISQAAHPQHLTQVYTTPSHQPAAGGVPAQTSSATQISVPAHVSAAGSETIQVNEVTIPQPLIPIEKFIQAVKLEIDTTKEGLETQQEDGSVGIPDLLDSLVDMRQIYDTKAEPEEMGTSHNSQNQPAASAQPKEEKNNVGKYKCHYCNRVCQKKESLTRHMHTHTKQPYTCQQCDFTCKTYKNLLQHKKEIHTGLHKCPSCEFTSNRPDNVKRHMTTHSGESPHKCPHCTFSAKRSQYLAKHIKNIHKKKERVKQSPST
- the LOC113815263 gene encoding zinc finger and BTB domain-containing protein 49 isoform X3, giving the protein MDGELLALQWMEHSRIFSHAIGNLRGKAAYTDATLACEGKFFTVHKFVLSTCSEYFNAIFEWTPCVNPVVVINNITCKELEALLDFMYIGEVSVRESQIPGVMRAAECLRIRGLAMVDEEGLKTHLSNKNPSEFEGPAAKKRKRQDSRKNTPTTSQVHLPPPPLPPPPVPRPATATTVVATTSTHHFPTEQPLQPVVETHLQGAHPQQQHQPQPSASPRTPQSEPQLTPGPHHHVPHPHHHQTQQHQSPVQATVVQNSLVGTVHTVQSPLNPQAPHTPQAAHTSQPSISQAAHPQHLTQVYTTPSHQPAAGGVPAQTSSATQISVPAHVSAAGSETIQVNEVTIPQPLIPIEKFIQAVKLEIDTTKEGLETQQEDGSVGIPDLLDSLVDMRQIYDTKAEPEEMGTSHNSEASENLYDFTEEYPETSASSRSDAQLPRQNQPAASAQPKEEKNNVGKYKCHYCNRVCQKKESLTRHMHTHTKQPYTCQQCDFTCKTYKNLLQHKKEIHTGLHKCPSCEFTSNRPDNVKRHMTTHSGESPHKCPHCTFSAKRSQYLAKHIKNIHKKKERVKQSPST
- the LOC113815263 gene encoding protein bric-a-brac 1 isoform X2, which encodes MAFMGRSNRGKGKKTHGTNPDRMDGELLALQWMEHSRIFSHAIGNLRGKAAYTDATLACEGKFFTVHKFVLSTCSEYFNAIFEWTPCVNPVVVINNITCKELEALLDFMYIGEVSVRESQIPGVMRAAECLRIRGLAMVDEEGLKTHLSNKNPSEFEGPAAKKRKRQDSRKNTPTTSQVHLPPPPLPPPPVPRPATATTVVATTSTHHFPTEQPLQPVVETHLQGAHPQQQHQPQPSASPRTPQSEPQLTPGPHHHVPHPHHHQTQQHQSPVQATVVQNSLVGTVHTVQSPLNPQAPHTPQAAHTSQPSISQAAHPQHLTQVYTTPSHQPAAGGVPAQTSSATQISVPAHVSAAGSETIQVNEVTIPQPLIPIEKFIQAVKLEIDTTKEGLETQQEDGSVGIPDLLDSLVDMRQIYDTKAEPEEMGTSHNSEASENLYDFTEEYPETSASSRSDAQLPRNQPAASAQPKEEKNNVGKYKCHYCNRVCQKKESLTRHMHTHTKQPYTCQQCDFTCKTYKNLLQHKKEIHTGLHKCPSCEFTSNRPDNVKRHMTTHSGESPHKCPHCTFSAKRSQYLAKHIKNIHKKKERVKQSPST
- the LOC113815263 gene encoding protein bric-a-brac 1 isoform X1 gives rise to the protein MAFMGRSNRGKGKKTHGTNPDRMDGELLALQWMEHSRIFSHAIGNLRGKAAYTDATLACEGKFFTVHKFVLSTCSEYFNAIFEWTPCVNPVVVINNITCKELEALLDFMYIGEVSVRESQIPGVMRAAECLRIRGLAMVDEEGLKTHLSNKNPSEFEGPAAKKRKRQDSRKNTPTTSQVHLPPPPLPPPPVPRPATATTVVATTSTHHFPTEQPLQPVVETHLQGAHPQQQHQPQPSASPRTPQSEPQLTPGPHHHVPHPHHHQTQQHQSPVQATVVQNSLVGTVHTVQSPLNPQAPHTPQAAHTSQPSISQAAHPQHLTQVYTTPSHQPAAGGVPAQTSSATQISVPAHVSAAGSETIQVNEVTIPQPLIPIEKFIQAVKLEIDTTKEGLETQQEDGSVGIPDLLDSLVDMRQIYDTKAEPEEMGTSHNSEASENLYDFTEEYPETSASSRSDAQLPRQNQPAASAQPKEEKNNVGKYKCHYCNRVCQKKESLTRHMHTHTKQPYTCQQCDFTCKTYKNLLQHKKEIHTGLHKCPSCEFTSNRPDNVKRHMTTHSGESPHKCPHCTFSAKRSQYLAKHIKNIHKKKERVKQSPST